In a single window of the Subtercola sp. PAMC28395 genome:
- the purQ gene encoding phosphoribosylformylglycinamidine synthase subunit PurQ, translated as MRVGVVTFPGSLDDRDAARAVRKVGAEAVSLWHGTHDLEGVDAIILPGGFSYGDYLRAGAIASLSPIMSEVIDAARRGTPVLGICNGFQMLTEAHLLPGGLIRNDHGSFICRDQRLRVENTSTAWTNRFASGAEITIPLKNGEGGYIASADTIDELEGEGLVAFRYLDVNPNGSMNDIAGITNVRGNVVGLMPHPEHAVEEGFGPDTADAMRNGTDGLLLFASALTSLLSRA; from the coding sequence GTGCGCGTCGGGGTCGTCACCTTCCCGGGGTCGCTCGATGATCGCGATGCAGCTCGCGCCGTGCGCAAGGTCGGGGCCGAGGCCGTATCGCTGTGGCACGGCACTCATGACCTCGAAGGCGTCGATGCGATCATCCTGCCCGGCGGCTTCAGCTACGGCGACTACCTGAGGGCCGGCGCGATCGCCAGCCTGTCGCCGATCATGTCGGAGGTCATCGACGCAGCCCGGCGCGGGACGCCTGTGCTCGGCATCTGCAACGGCTTCCAGATGCTCACCGAGGCGCACCTGCTGCCCGGGGGGCTCATCCGCAACGACCACGGCTCATTCATCTGCCGTGACCAGAGGCTGCGCGTCGAGAACACGTCGACGGCGTGGACGAACCGATTCGCGTCGGGGGCAGAGATCACCATCCCGCTGAAGAACGGCGAGGGCGGATACATTGCGTCGGCCGATACCATCGACGAGCTCGAGGGCGAGGGCCTGGTCGCGTTCCGGTACCTCGACGTCAATCCGAACGGGTCGATGAACGACATCGCGGGCATCACCAACGTGCGCGGCAATGTGGTCGGCCTCATGCCGCACCCCGAGCACGCCGTCGAGGAGGGGTTCGGCCCCGACACCGCCGACGCCATGCGCAACGGCACCGACGGTCTCCTGCTCTTCGCGAGCGCCCTCACGAGCCTCCTCTCGCGCGCCTGA
- a CDS encoding Fur family transcriptional regulator, translating into MSTALEDSIRAAGLRVTTQRLAALEVLERVPHADTEAVHRLIRETHPEITLQSVYVVLAALTGAGLLRRIEPAGSPALYERRIGDNHHHAICSACGTVQDIDCVVGQTPCLTPDDAGGFAVASADVTFWGLCPTCQQANAATDAVAAVSP; encoded by the coding sequence ATGTCCACGGCGCTTGAAGACAGCATCCGCGCCGCAGGTCTGCGGGTAACGACCCAACGCCTGGCGGCCCTCGAGGTGCTCGAGCGTGTGCCCCACGCCGATACGGAGGCCGTTCACCGCCTCATCCGTGAGACGCATCCCGAGATCACGCTGCAGTCGGTGTATGTCGTGCTTGCCGCCCTCACCGGCGCGGGGCTGCTGCGCCGCATCGAGCCCGCCGGTTCTCCCGCGCTCTACGAACGCCGCATCGGCGACAACCATCACCACGCCATCTGCAGCGCGTGCGGCACCGTGCAAGACATCGACTGCGTCGTCGGTCAGACCCCCTGCCTCACACCCGACGATGCGGGTGGCTTCGCCGTCGCCTCAGCCGACGTCACGTTCTGGGGTCTCTGCCCGACGTGCCAGCAGGCAAACGCGGCGACGGATGCTGTGGCCGCCGTTTCGCCCTGA
- a CDS encoding catalase has product MTDTTTSAANSGANYTTTNSGAPVASDEHSQSVGADGVIPLHDHYLLEKLAQFNREKVPERIVHAKGGGAFGVLEVTHDISAYTRAALFQPGVTTEALARFSTVAGEQGSPDTWRDPRGFALKFYTTEGNYDLVGNNTPVFFIRDGIKFPDFIHSQKRLPGTHLRNNDMQWDFWSLSPETAHQVTWLMGDRGLPKSWRNMDGFGSHTYQWINAAGERFWVKYHFKTNQGIETLSQEDANQIAGEDADFHIRDLGEAIDRGDFPSWTLSVQIMPYADAATYRFNPFDLTKVWPHADYPLHEVGQLTLNRNPENYFAEIEQATFAPSNFVPGIAASPDKMLLARIFSYADAHRYRVGTNHAQLPVNAPHAAEVRSYSKDGAARYAYNPPAVPVYAPNSVGGPAASPDAAGDTPGWQNDGELQRTAATLHSEDDDFGQAGTLVREVLDDAGRERLVGNIAGHVGQVTVPEIKARAIQYWKNVDQNLGERVEAALADAASSGGIDPDIAPPNAAAAGHEAEADVALKV; this is encoded by the coding sequence ATGACTGACACGACGACCAGCGCCGCGAACAGCGGAGCGAACTACACCACCACGAACTCCGGCGCCCCTGTCGCGAGCGACGAGCACTCGCAGAGCGTCGGCGCCGACGGAGTCATTCCCCTGCATGACCACTACCTGCTCGAGAAGCTCGCCCAGTTCAACCGCGAGAAGGTGCCAGAGCGCATCGTGCACGCGAAGGGCGGCGGTGCTTTCGGCGTTCTCGAGGTCACGCATGACATCTCGGCCTATACCCGTGCCGCCCTCTTCCAGCCCGGCGTCACGACCGAGGCGCTCGCCCGGTTCTCTACGGTCGCCGGCGAACAGGGTAGCCCCGACACGTGGCGCGACCCCCGCGGTTTTGCGCTGAAGTTCTACACCACCGAGGGCAACTACGACCTCGTCGGCAACAACACGCCCGTCTTCTTCATTCGCGACGGCATCAAGTTCCCTGACTTCATCCACTCGCAGAAGCGCCTGCCGGGCACCCACCTGCGCAACAACGACATGCAGTGGGACTTCTGGTCACTCAGCCCTGAGACCGCCCACCAGGTCACCTGGCTGATGGGCGACCGCGGCCTGCCGAAGTCGTGGCGCAACATGGACGGCTTCGGTTCGCACACCTACCAGTGGATCAACGCCGCCGGCGAACGCTTCTGGGTCAAGTACCACTTCAAGACCAACCAGGGCATCGAGACCCTGAGCCAGGAAGACGCGAACCAGATCGCCGGCGAAGACGCCGACTTCCACATCCGCGACCTGGGCGAGGCGATTGATCGCGGCGACTTCCCGAGCTGGACGCTCTCGGTTCAGATCATGCCCTACGCCGACGCGGCGACGTATCGATTCAACCCCTTCGACCTCACCAAGGTCTGGCCGCACGCAGACTACCCGCTGCACGAGGTCGGCCAGCTCACCCTCAACCGCAACCCCGAGAACTACTTCGCCGAGATCGAGCAGGCGACCTTCGCCCCTTCGAACTTCGTGCCCGGCATCGCTGCGAGCCCCGACAAGATGCTGCTCGCCCGCATCTTCAGCTACGCGGATGCCCACCGCTACCGTGTCGGAACGAACCACGCCCAGCTGCCGGTCAACGCCCCGCACGCGGCCGAGGTTCGCTCGTACTCCAAAGACGGCGCAGCCCGTTACGCGTACAACCCGCCCGCTGTTCCCGTCTACGCCCCGAACTCGGTGGGCGGCCCTGCTGCGTCTCCGGATGCCGCCGGCGACACCCCCGGCTGGCAGAATGACGGCGAACTGCAGCGCACCGCCGCGACGCTCCACTCCGAAGACGACGACTTCGGCCAGGCAGGCACCCTCGTCCGCGAGGTGCTCGACGACGCCGGGCGCGAACGCCTCGTTGGCAACATCGCCGGCCACGTCGGCCAGGTGACGGTACCCGAGATCAAGGCCCGCGCCATCCAGTACTGGAAGAACGTCGACCAGAATCTGGGTGAACGAGTAGAGGCTGCGCTCGCCGACGCCGCATCCTCAGGCGGCATCGACCCTGACATCGCACCCCCGAACGCTGCTGCCGCTGGCCACGAAGCAGAGGCAGACGTCGCACTGAAGGTCTGA
- a CDS encoding mechanosensitive ion channel family protein — MPEILSALTSQPWLQTIVAFVIAVIAAVVLTALTAFIVRRISRRKEWASRLIRRVRIPFRVFLMAIALWIAVQVSVFDPWWQEFLSHTALVATIAAGSWLVCALAIFLEDVGLARYRTDVPDNRHARRLRTQVLIIRRITVVAAVLVGLGAILLTFPGVSAAGASVLASAGLISIVAGLAAQSTLANVFAGVQLAFSDAIRVDDVVIVETEWGRIEEITLTYVVVHLWDDRRMVLPSTYFTTTPFQNWTRKNSELMGSVEFDLDWRVKPDDMREELHRIMPKTDLWDGRVAILQVTDALQGYVRIRILVTAVDAPTLFDLRCYVREQLVKWVQQVSPLTVPRSRVEISETPLESDAPRKRAVPSATPPDALFSGDASAELRGSQFTGPLEVQRPATPTAPIPTVRPEADTDKA; from the coding sequence ATGCCCGAGATCCTCTCCGCTCTGACCTCCCAGCCCTGGCTGCAGACCATCGTCGCGTTCGTGATCGCCGTGATCGCTGCCGTCGTGCTGACCGCCCTGACCGCGTTCATCGTGCGCCGCATCAGCCGCCGCAAGGAGTGGGCCTCCCGGCTCATCCGGCGCGTGCGCATCCCGTTCCGCGTATTCCTGATGGCGATCGCGCTGTGGATCGCGGTTCAGGTGAGTGTGTTCGACCCGTGGTGGCAGGAGTTCCTGAGCCACACCGCGCTGGTCGCCACCATCGCGGCTGGCTCGTGGCTGGTCTGCGCGTTGGCGATCTTCCTCGAAGACGTGGGGTTGGCGCGCTACCGCACCGATGTGCCCGACAACCGGCACGCCCGTCGCCTGCGCACACAGGTGCTGATCATCCGGCGCATCACGGTCGTCGCCGCGGTGCTGGTGGGTCTCGGGGCGATCCTGCTGACGTTCCCCGGTGTTTCTGCAGCCGGCGCCAGCGTGCTCGCCTCAGCCGGGCTGATCTCCATCGTGGCCGGTCTCGCAGCGCAGTCGACCCTTGCGAACGTCTTCGCCGGCGTGCAGCTCGCCTTCAGTGATGCCATCCGTGTCGACGACGTGGTGATCGTCGAGACCGAGTGGGGCCGCATCGAGGAGATCACGCTCACCTACGTGGTCGTGCACCTGTGGGACGACCGCCGCATGGTGCTGCCGTCGACGTACTTCACGACGACGCCGTTCCAGAACTGGACGCGCAAGAACTCTGAGCTCATGGGCTCGGTCGAGTTCGACCTCGACTGGCGCGTCAAGCCCGACGACATGCGCGAAGAGCTGCACCGCATCATGCCGAAGACCGACCTCTGGGACGGGCGCGTCGCAATCCTGCAGGTGACGGATGCCCTGCAGGGCTATGTGCGTATCCGCATTCTCGTCACGGCTGTCGACGCCCCGACGCTCTTCGACCTGCGGTGTTACGTGCGCGAGCAGCTCGTGAAGTGGGTGCAGCAGGTGAGCCCCCTCACCGTTCCGCGAAGCCGGGTGGAGATCTCGGAGACCCCCCTGGAGTCGGATGCGCCGCGAAAGAGGGCCGTGCCCTCCGCTACGCCGCCCGACGCGCTGTTCAGCGGCGACGCGAGCGCCGAGCTGAGGGGTAGCCAGTTCACGGGGCCGCTAGAAGTGCAGCGGCCCGCTACGCCGACCGCTCCGATCCCGACCGTGCGGCCCGAGGCTGATACCGATAAGGCATAG
- a CDS encoding VOC family protein, with the protein MGAVTLRVGDLDAMIAYYRDAVTLDLLSQDGHFAVLGRGTTPVVILEYSPELKSPEPRAAGLYHTAILFESREALAAAIYSIATKFPNTFTGSADHKVSVAFYFTDPEGNGVEMYWDRDRTAWSWIHGQIEMATLYVDPNAFLQEYLTPETVENPRVGGASVGHVHLSVGDVASAKEFYVKRLGFETTFEVPGSALFISAGGYHHHMAMNTWESKGAGQRKLALGLGEVDIVVPGMDDLGSLEERLTHYGTSFGNDGQSVTIADPWGSQIRVTAKLA; encoded by the coding sequence ATGGGTGCCGTGACGCTGCGCGTGGGCGACCTCGACGCGATGATCGCCTACTACCGTGACGCCGTCACGCTCGACCTGCTCAGCCAGGATGGGCACTTCGCCGTGCTGGGCCGTGGCACGACGCCCGTCGTCATCCTCGAGTACTCGCCCGAGCTGAAGAGCCCTGAACCTCGCGCGGCCGGTCTGTACCACACGGCCATCCTCTTCGAGAGCCGTGAGGCGCTGGCCGCCGCGATCTACTCCATCGCAACGAAGTTCCCCAACACGTTCACCGGCAGCGCCGACCACAAGGTCAGCGTCGCCTTCTACTTCACCGACCCCGAAGGCAATGGGGTCGAGATGTACTGGGACCGCGACCGCACCGCGTGGAGCTGGATCCACGGGCAGATCGAGATGGCCACGCTGTACGTCGACCCCAACGCCTTTCTCCAGGAGTACCTCACGCCAGAGACGGTGGAGAACCCGCGCGTCGGCGGAGCATCCGTCGGCCATGTGCACCTCTCGGTGGGCGACGTCGCCTCCGCCAAGGAGTTCTACGTGAAGCGCCTCGGCTTCGAGACCACCTTCGAGGTCCCGGGTAGCGCGCTGTTCATCTCGGCCGGGGGTTACCACCACCACATGGCGATGAACACCTGGGAGAGCAAGGGCGCCGGGCAGCGCAAACTGGCGCTCGGCCTCGGTGAGGTCGACATCGTCGTACCCGGCATGGATGATCTGGGCTCCCTTGAGGAACGACTCACCCACTACGGCACTTCTTTTGGCAACGACGGCCAGAGCGTGACGATCGCCGACCCCTGGGGTTCGCAGATTCGCGTGACAGCCAAGCTTGCCTGA
- a CDS encoding endonuclease domain-containing protein, whose protein sequence is MPKYSALPRELEGRPFAVAEGRRVGVGKHRIDGPDLDRPFHGVRTSVFAHASIEKRCHDYLPRLREGQMFSHITAARLWGLPVPTRFHAAELIDVASTRASRPRCRGVRGHRVHESSLRIVRIGAFPVADPESLWCALSTTLSVDDLVIMGDAIVFVPRYPDTDAPAIRPYSTPQRLAARIVSRRGAGKRKLVEALRLIRVGSASPMETRLRLLIIRSGLREPQLNVDILDARGSFVACGDLYYPEYRLLVEYDGDQHRTDTKTYERDQTRIADLHAIGVQVIRVRQAGYFRYPERTIGEITAAMDARGPAGPARLSRAIPSR, encoded by the coding sequence GTGCCCAAATACAGTGCCTTGCCGCGTGAACTCGAAGGGAGGCCCTTCGCAGTGGCGGAGGGGCGACGCGTCGGCGTGGGTAAGCACAGGATCGACGGGCCAGATCTCGATCGACCGTTCCACGGTGTTCGCACCTCTGTCTTCGCGCACGCATCGATCGAGAAGCGTTGCCATGACTACCTGCCTCGCCTGCGCGAAGGCCAGATGTTCAGCCACATCACCGCCGCGCGGTTGTGGGGCCTGCCAGTGCCAACCCGCTTCCATGCCGCTGAACTCATCGATGTCGCATCCACGAGAGCCAGCAGACCGCGATGCAGGGGCGTCCGCGGGCATCGGGTCCACGAGAGCAGCTTGCGGATCGTCCGAATCGGAGCATTTCCGGTTGCAGACCCAGAGTCCCTCTGGTGCGCGCTATCGACAACGCTCAGTGTCGACGATCTCGTGATCATGGGAGACGCGATCGTCTTCGTGCCCCGCTACCCCGACACAGACGCACCGGCCATCAGACCGTACTCCACTCCACAGAGACTTGCTGCCCGGATCGTCTCCCGCCGGGGTGCGGGCAAGCGAAAACTGGTTGAGGCGCTGAGGTTGATTCGTGTGGGAAGCGCATCGCCGATGGAGACGAGGTTGCGGTTGCTGATCATCCGCAGCGGATTGCGAGAGCCGCAGCTCAACGTCGACATTCTCGACGCACGAGGCTCATTCGTTGCGTGTGGCGACCTCTACTACCCCGAATATCGGCTTCTCGTCGAGTACGACGGCGACCAGCACAGAACTGACACGAAGACCTATGAGCGAGACCAGACGCGTATCGCTGATCTTCACGCGATCGGTGTGCAGGTCATCCGGGTGCGGCAGGCCGGGTACTTCAGATATCCCGAGCGCACCATCGGCGAGATCACGGCAGCGATGGATGCTCGGGGCCCAGCCGGCCCCGCCCGCCTGAGCCGAGCGATACCGAGTCGATGA
- a CDS encoding LLM class flavin-dependent oxidoreductase: MKKRIGFLSFGHYQPVLGSQARTAKDALIQSIELAEAAEELGIDGAYVRVHHFARQLASPFPLLAAMGARTTSIELGTAVIDMRYENPLYMAEDAAAADLISGERLQLGMSRGSPETALRGSESFGYVPSDGETDADLARTHTEIFRAAIAGAGVARPNPQMSRSTAPLAIEPQSPTLADRIWWGSGTRATAVWAAEQGMNLQSSTLLTEDTGVPFDELQAEQIQLYREAWVAAGWNREPRVSVSRSVIPITSDLDRRYFGGERDSEDQVGYLDGGLARFGKSYTGEPDVIAAQLAADVAVQSADTVLLTIPNQLGVAYNAHLLEQIALHVAPAWGWTSAKAPAAV, encoded by the coding sequence ATGAAGAAGCGCATCGGTTTCCTGTCGTTCGGCCACTACCAGCCTGTGCTGGGCTCGCAGGCCCGGACCGCGAAAGACGCCCTCATCCAGAGCATCGAACTCGCCGAGGCGGCCGAAGAACTCGGAATCGACGGTGCCTACGTTCGCGTGCACCACTTCGCCCGCCAGCTGGCCTCGCCCTTCCCGCTGCTGGCCGCGATGGGAGCCCGCACCACGTCGATCGAGCTCGGCACCGCCGTCATCGACATGCGCTACGAGAACCCTCTCTACATGGCCGAAGACGCGGCCGCCGCAGACCTCATCAGTGGCGAGCGCCTGCAGCTCGGCATGAGCCGCGGGTCACCCGAGACGGCTCTGCGTGGCTCTGAATCGTTCGGCTATGTGCCGTCAGACGGCGAGACGGATGCTGACCTCGCGCGCACGCACACCGAGATCTTTCGCGCCGCCATCGCGGGTGCCGGAGTCGCCCGCCCGAATCCGCAGATGTCGCGTTCGACTGCGCCTCTCGCGATCGAACCCCAGTCGCCGACCCTTGCGGACCGTATCTGGTGGGGCTCCGGCACCCGCGCGACCGCCGTCTGGGCGGCTGAGCAGGGAATGAACCTGCAGAGCTCGACTCTGCTCACCGAAGACACGGGAGTGCCCTTCGACGAACTGCAGGCCGAGCAGATTCAGCTCTACCGCGAGGCATGGGTGGCCGCGGGCTGGAATCGCGAGCCCCGGGTGTCGGTGTCGCGCAGCGTGATCCCGATCACGAGCGATCTCGACCGCCGGTACTTTGGCGGCGAACGCGACTCCGAAGACCAGGTCGGCTACCTCGACGGCGGCCTGGCCCGGTTCGGCAAGAGCTACACCGGCGAGCCCGACGTGATTGCTGCGCAGCTGGCTGCGGACGTTGCAGTCCAGTCTGCCGACACAGTGCTGTTGACCATCCCGAACCAGTTGGGCGTGGCGTACAACGCGCACCTGCTCGAGCAGATCGCCCTGCACGTGGCCCCCGCGTGGGGCTGGACGTCGGCGAAAGCTCCAGCCGCCGTCTGA
- the purF gene encoding amidophosphoribosyltransferase, with the protein MCGIVGIVSSEPVNQLVYDSLLLLQHRGQDSTGIATAERDIFHIIKAKGQVREAFRTRDMRSLLGTMGLGHVRYATKGNASSEQEAQPFYVNAPYGIILVHNGNLTNTRELTQELFHIDRRHLNTDSDTELLLNILAHELQSQVSGLDLEPDDVFSAVERVHERVEGSYATIAMIAGHGLLAFRDPFGIRPLTLGKRVLESGRDEWVVASESLVMESLGYEIVRDVRPGEAVFITMNGEMYSKQCAPDARLIPCSFEFVYLARPDSVLSGISVYEARLRLGNRLADTVAQWTPSGDIDVVMPIPDSSRPAAMQVAQKLGIEYREGFYKNRYVGRTFIMPGQAVRKKSVRQKLNAMSTEFKGKNVLIVDDSIVRGTTSKEIVDMARQAGANKVTFASAAPPVRFPHVYGINMPSRDELVAHNRKIPEIAAYMGADHLIYQEVADMEAAIIEGSDVTSLEMSCFTGNYVTGTVSPEYLSWVERTQNS; encoded by the coding sequence ATGTGCGGCATCGTTGGCATCGTCTCGTCTGAACCCGTCAATCAACTCGTCTACGACTCACTGTTGCTGCTTCAGCATCGTGGTCAGGATTCGACCGGTATCGCCACGGCCGAGCGCGACATCTTTCACATCATCAAGGCCAAGGGCCAGGTGCGCGAGGCCTTCCGCACCCGCGACATGCGCTCGCTCCTCGGCACGATGGGTCTCGGGCACGTGCGCTACGCCACCAAGGGCAACGCCTCGAGCGAGCAGGAGGCGCAGCCCTTCTACGTGAACGCCCCGTACGGCATCATCCTTGTGCACAACGGCAACCTGACCAACACGCGTGAGTTGACGCAAGAGCTGTTCCACATCGACCGTCGGCACCTCAACACCGACTCAGACACCGAACTGCTGCTGAACATCCTCGCCCACGAGCTGCAGAGCCAGGTCTCGGGTCTCGACCTCGAACCCGACGACGTCTTTTCGGCTGTCGAGCGCGTGCATGAGCGCGTCGAGGGGTCGTACGCGACCATCGCCATGATCGCCGGGCACGGGCTGCTCGCGTTCCGCGACCCGTTCGGCATCCGCCCCCTCACGCTCGGCAAGCGCGTGCTCGAATCGGGCCGCGACGAGTGGGTCGTGGCATCCGAATCCCTCGTCATGGAGTCCCTGGGCTACGAGATCGTGCGCGATGTACGGCCAGGCGAAGCCGTCTTCATCACGATGAACGGCGAGATGTACTCCAAGCAGTGCGCACCGGATGCCCGGCTCATCCCCTGCTCGTTCGAGTTCGTCTATCTCGCCCGCCCCGACTCGGTGCTCTCGGGAATCTCGGTGTACGAGGCTCGCCTGCGCCTCGGCAACCGCCTCGCCGACACGGTCGCGCAGTGGACCCCGTCGGGCGACATCGACGTCGTCATGCCGATCCCCGACTCCTCCCGCCCCGCGGCGATGCAGGTCGCCCAGAAGCTCGGCATCGAGTACCGCGAGGGGTTCTACAAGAACCGCTACGTCGGCCGAACGTTCATCATGCCCGGGCAGGCGGTGCGCAAGAAGTCGGTGCGCCAGAAGCTCAACGCGATGTCGACCGAGTTCAAGGGCAAGAACGTGCTCATCGTCGACGACTCGATCGTGCGCGGAACGACCTCGAAGGAGATCGTCGACATGGCGCGGCAGGCGGGTGCGAACAAGGTGACGTTCGCGTCGGCTGCACCGCCCGTGCGGTTTCCCCACGTCTACGGCATCAACATGCCGTCACGCGATGAGCTGGTCGCCCACAATCGCAAGATTCCCGAGATCGCCGCCTACATGGGTGCCGACCACCTGATCTACCAGGAGGTCGCCGACATGGAGGCCGCCATCATCGAAGGATCTGATGTGACCAGCCTCGAGATGAGCTGCTTCACCGGCAACTACGTCACCGGCACCGTCAGCCCCGAGTATCTCTCCTGGGTCGAGCGCACGCAGAACTCCTGA
- the purM gene encoding phosphoribosylformylglycinamidine cyclo-ligase, with amino-acid sequence MTNSYAAAGVDTAAGDLAVELMKAAVSRTHGPNVFGGFGGFAGMFDVSPLKAYTRPLLATSTDGVGTKVAIAQALDKHDTIGQDLVGMVVDDIVVVGAKPLFMTDYIACGKVVPSRIADIVAGIARACADTGTALIGGETAEHPGLLGPDDYDVAGAATGVVEADALLGPDRVADGDVVLALESSGLHSNGFSLVRHILAGASVSYTSISAELGGVVGEALLEPTRLYTLPLLRLLGSAGPQGFDGAPEAADRGAAASAAVTSAGSPVPAAAIHSISHVTGGGIAANLARVLPLGSWVEVDRSTWSPLPVFRVLGELAGSTLESAEGTWNLGIGMILVVDPRAAAAITAALEGDGIHTWQVGVVSTLARDFTGFEQGAKGVDGGAVRLVGAYAG; translated from the coding sequence ATGACGAACAGCTATGCCGCAGCCGGCGTTGACACTGCCGCCGGAGACCTCGCGGTCGAATTGATGAAGGCCGCGGTCTCGCGCACGCACGGCCCCAACGTCTTCGGCGGATTCGGCGGCTTCGCCGGCATGTTCGACGTCTCGCCGCTCAAGGCGTACACGCGCCCGTTGCTCGCGACCTCGACCGACGGCGTCGGCACCAAGGTCGCCATCGCCCAGGCCCTCGACAAGCACGACACGATCGGGCAGGACCTGGTGGGCATGGTCGTCGACGACATCGTCGTGGTGGGTGCGAAGCCGCTGTTCATGACCGACTACATCGCGTGCGGCAAGGTTGTGCCTTCGCGTATCGCCGACATCGTGGCGGGTATCGCCCGTGCCTGCGCCGACACCGGCACAGCACTCATCGGGGGAGAGACCGCCGAGCATCCTGGGCTCCTGGGGCCTGACGACTATGACGTCGCTGGCGCTGCAACAGGCGTGGTCGAAGCGGATGCCCTGCTCGGCCCCGATCGCGTCGCCGACGGCGACGTGGTTCTCGCACTCGAGTCGTCTGGGCTTCACTCCAACGGATTCTCGCTGGTGCGGCACATCCTCGCCGGAGCCTCTGTCTCGTACACCTCTATCTCTGCCGAGCTCGGCGGAGTCGTCGGCGAGGCTCTGCTCGAGCCGACCCGGCTCTACACGCTCCCCTTGCTGCGGTTGCTCGGCAGCGCCGGGCCGCAGGGCTTCGACGGTGCGCCAGAGGCAGCCGACCGTGGGGCAGCCGCATCGGCAGCCGTCACTTCGGCCGGGTCGCCTGTCCCAGCGGCAGCCATCCACTCGATCAGCCATGTGACCGGCGGCGGAATCGCGGCGAACCTCGCGCGCGTGCTGCCGCTCGGCTCCTGGGTCGAGGTCGACCGATCGACGTGGTCGCCGCTGCCCGTCTTCCGCGTGCTCGGAGAACTCGCGGGCTCCACGCTCGAGAGCGCGGAGGGCACGTGGAACCTGGGCATCGGAATGATCCTCGTGGTCGACCCCCGTGCTGCCGCGGCAATCACCGCCGCCCTCGAGGGTGACGGCATCCACACCTGGCAGGTGGGAGTCGTATCAACTCTCGCCCGCGACTTCACCGGTTTCGAGCAGGGCGCCAAGGGTGTCGACGGCGGCGCTGTGCGCCTCGTGGGCGCCTACGCCGGCTGA